One bacterium genomic window, CTTCTCCGGTATGCTTTACAATTTTGTTGGCTATGAAGTCGACCGCGAGACCGAAGTGATCGATTACGACAAGCTGATTGCACAGGCCAAGGAAGTACAGCCGAAGATGATCGTTTCCGGCGCGTCGGCTTATCCCCGATTCCTTAATTTCGAGAAGATACGCGAAGCCTGCGATGCGGTCGGCGCCTACATGATGGTTGATATTGCCCACATCGCAGGATTGGTGGCGGCAGGGTTACATCCATCTCCGGTCCCGTATGCGGATTTCGTTACTACCACCACGCACAAAACGCTCCGCGGCCCCCGCGGGGGAATGGTTCTCTGCAAAGAGAAGTATGCCGCCGATCTCGATCGGACAGTTATGCCCGGCATTCAGGGCGGACCGCTGATGCATGTGATCGCCGCCAAGGCTGTCGCATTCAAAGAAGCTTTGCAGCCTGAATTCAAAGCCTACCAGAAGCGGATTGTCGACAATGCCAAAGTCCTGGCCGAAGCGCTCAAGAAACGCGGCTATCGCCTCGTCACTGGCGGCACCGACACCCACCTGATGTTGATCTCCTTTGTCGGCGAACCAAACATGACCGGCAAGAAGGCAGAACAGGCACTCGATAAGGCGGGGATAGTCGTTAATAAGAACACAGTTCCGTTTGACCCGGAGAAACCATTTGTCACCTCGGGTATCCGGATCGGCACCCCATCCGTCACGACGCGTGGCATGGGGACGCGCGAGATGGAGACGATTGCCGACTTCATCGACCGTGCACTCAAAAATCGCAAATCAGATGAGATCCTGGCCGATATCGCTCGCGAAGTCGCCCAGTTCTCCGGCCAATACCCGCTTTATTCCGAACGGCTGAAGGAGACAGTTTGATGCTTTTTCAGCTCACCATGTTCCCGACCGACAAGCGGGGAGATTCCGTCTCTGCGGATGTCGCCAAAGTGATCGATATCATTGATCGCTCGGGCCTTCCGTATCGCTTGACGGCGATGTCGACCATTGTCGAGGGAGAATGGGAACCGGTGATGCGCGTGATCAACAAAGCCAGATTGATGCTGCGACGAAACCATAGCCGCATCTATATCAGTATAACGATTGATGACCGGAAAGGGGCCAAGGGGCGGCTGACCGGCAAGATCGAATCGGTCAAAAAGCGGCTCGGCCGGGAAGTGAGGAGCTGATGGATTCCATTCGCGTCGTTTATATCTCTATCCCGCAGGATGAAGCAGACCGGATGGCCCGCTCTCTGGTCGAAGAACGATTGGCCGCCTGCGTTAATATCGTCCCCAGAATATCATCCTACTTTTGGTGGGATGACAAGGTTCAGCACGATGACGAAGCGCTCCTGATCGTCAAAACGACCCAGGAGAAATTTCAGAAGTTGATGGACTTTGTGGTGGAGAACCATCCATACGAACTTCCCGAGATCATCGGCCTTCCGCTGGTATCAGCTTTCCCGGACTATGTCGCCTGGGTCAAGGCAGAAACGAATCGCGAGTCCTGAGCCTGATCCTCTAACCCATGCGTTGCCCCCAGTGCGGATATGAGGAAGATAAGGTGGTCGACAGCCGACCATCGCAGGACAATCGTGCCATCCGCCGTCGCCGTGAATGCCTCTCCTGCGGCACTCGCTTCACTACTTATGAGTATGTTGAACAGTCGGTCCTGATAGTCCTCAAATCCGATGGTCGCCGAGAACCCTTTGACCGCAACAAACTACTCCATGGTATCAAGCTGGCCTGTAATAAGCGGCCGGTTAATTCCGCTCAAATTGACCTGATTGTGCAGGACATCGAGGCTTCCATTCATGACATTGGGAAGGGGGAGATCGACTCCAAGCAGATCGGTGAGCTGGTAATCGCCAAATTGCGCGAGGTTGACGAGGTTGCCTATATTCGCTTCGCTTCTGTTTATCGCGACTTTCAGGACATGAACGAATTTCTCGATGAATTGAATCGCCTGCGGAAGCACAAAGGGAAGCGGTCACCCGGCCAAGCTCCCTCGGAATAGCCTACACATTAGGTTTGACTTTCAATCGATTGGGTTTCAGATTCCACCTATGTCGCCAACTGACCAGCCAGTAGAGGATACCCAGCCAACCCGCAAGCCGGGGGAGATGCCGTTTCTGGAGCACCTTGAGGAGCTTCGTAAGCGGCTAGTCTGGTCGGTACTGATTGTTATTGTTTTCTCCGGAGTCGCCTTTACCTTTGCCGACCAACTGGTCGCCTGGTTTATCGCCCCGCTTGACGGCGTCAAACTGCATGTTACTGAGGTTACCGGCTCGTTTTCCGCCTATCTCAAGATCTGTCTCTTTGCAGGTCTGGGAGCTTCGCTCCCGTTCCTATTTTATCAGCTCTGGGCGTTCGTCGCGCCGGGACTCTACCCCAAAGA contains:
- a CDS encoding serine hydroxymethyltransferase; the protein is MSYLKKADPELYDIMLKETERQATKLVLIASENYVSEAVLEANGGVMTNKYAEGYPGKRYYGGCEFVDQAENLARDRAKEIFGCEHVNVQPHSGSQANMAVYFSVLKPGDKVLGLALSHGGHLTHGHPINFSGMLYNFVGYEVDRETEVIDYDKLIAQAKEVQPKMIVSGASAYPRFLNFEKIREACDAVGAYMMVDIAHIAGLVAAGLHPSPVPYADFVTTTTHKTLRGPRGGMVLCKEKYAADLDRTVMPGIQGGPLMHVIAAKAVAFKEALQPEFKAYQKRIVDNAKVLAEALKKRGYRLVTGGTDTHLMLISFVGEPNMTGKKAEQALDKAGIVVNKNTVPFDPEKPFVTSGIRIGTPSVTTRGMGTREMETIADFIDRALKNRKSDEILADIAREVAQFSGQYPLYSERLKETV
- a CDS encoding MTH1187 family thiamine-binding protein, which translates into the protein MLFQLTMFPTDKRGDSVSADVAKVIDIIDRSGLPYRLTAMSTIVEGEWEPVMRVINKARLMLRRNHSRIYISITIDDRKGAKGRLTGKIESVKKRLGREVRS
- a CDS encoding divalent-cation tolerance protein CutA, whose translation is MDSIRVVYISIPQDEADRMARSLVEERLAACVNIVPRISSYFWWDDKVQHDDEALLIVKTTQEKFQKLMDFVVENHPYELPEIIGLPLVSAFPDYVAWVKAETNRES
- the nrdR gene encoding transcriptional repressor NrdR is translated as MRCPQCGYEEDKVVDSRPSQDNRAIRRRRECLSCGTRFTTYEYVEQSVLIVLKSDGRREPFDRNKLLHGIKLACNKRPVNSAQIDLIVQDIEASIHDIGKGEIDSKQIGELVIAKLREVDEVAYIRFASVYRDFQDMNEFLDELNRLRKHKGKRSPGQAPSE